The genomic window tgtttttgggtgtactatcaaacatattacttgtgttaccaatagcctcccttatagaaatgactttgtttttgaagaagtctgcaaattctgcgcatcttagagaggatgcctgactgagtgtatcaaaaggtgtttgatgcaatagcctatcaatggtagagaacaacaccctagagtttccactgttttcagcaattaccttagagaagtggttcctcctctcattccgaatagctctattataatttgcaattttttcttttagaatggcacggtgaacctgtaacttagtttttctccatgttctctcagctttcctacatgatctttttagatcatggatattttcgttcatccaaggtgtcagtttgctacagggcctttttttagtctttaagggtgccactctgtcaagcagagcgcctaattcacgattgagagcctctaccatttgatcaatgggatgatgtaaaatatctaaatttatggagtctataagagctatgaactgctgttctgctctaatgtccaagagtcgcgatttgattgcaatttcgggatgaatttttggagtatgtagtacaatattaaaagatacacaatgatgatcagacatatttatatcatttactgataagtctgtgacttctatccctctggaaatgactagatcgagggtgttgccaaggttgtgggtgggtcctgtaacatgctgctttagctctaaactgtccaacacattaaggaacttactgtcatgtgataaaattacttttcaaactttgaaattgtttttgactgttaTTTCTATCATGAATAGCAATAGAGATGgtctatattttcacattttggtatctgccatattggatttcaaaatGGCCAACATCAGGTTTGTTTGGAAATCATGTCAGTAGCTTCCTTGACCCTAAAAATGAAGTGTTAGAACTTAAAATACTTTTTATCTTGttgggggcctagcagcgaagctgcaaaggaacccattgagttactagcttttcctattattgggggcctagcagcgaagctgcgaaggcacctaTTGAGTTACTAGttgggggcctagcagcgaagctgcgaaggcacccattgagttactagcttttcctattattattattaatatacatccgccattggagtctatggcagcccatagaacgcccgGCTAAAAGGTGGTATGGTTAAACGTAGTGGTAAAGGTGGTATgattttacgagacaccctgctcacttgagccatctaccggttgtttgggttgttgcagcgtctcactggaaaaatacaaattaaagttgcgtgataccgcgtgatcccacgcgcggaccgcgagtgaagctggccaagtcgaagcactgcccactgtaattCGATGAGAACGTTTCAGAAACAATACAGACAACAGCATACGATTGGTTTGGCTCTCGCCTTAGGAAGCTGGGCCATAGGCATTCACAGCAGCACTAGGTCAGTGTGATTCAGCGACGAACGAAAGAACAAACAAGAACTGGAAAGGCAAACCAGTTCAGGTCGTTCATTTTAAAGACCCGTTCGAACGAACTAGTTCGTTTTggggccccattgaaatgaatggcggaatgttcaaggattctaattccgattgtgacatcacagctctgattgtttaagcttgcacctggAAGAGTTCTAAGCCACCTGGCAAtgtctaatgggctgggctgggctgtctgtgtataatgaaggtgtgtgcatgtaacttttgaccagtatgtccgattttcatgaatgaggtaccgttggaatcctcgaatgaatgaagcccagttcaatgccttgccagcACTAAGTGTAAAGGTAATGTAAAAAAAGATGAGACAGCGCAACGCGCTGTTATTCTCTATTCAAACTTAATCATGTGTACAGTTGTATAGATTATTacatagagaaacacactttCATACAGATATTATGCACATCCACGCAGCACTACCATTCAAGTTACTCATCATTGCCCGGCAAGAAGTCCACAATCAATTCAATTGTCTTGCCACGATCTGTGGAGCTTACAGACAACGTTAAATTACTATAGGTTCTGTATGCTATTTAAAGCCGACCTAACGATGAGTCCCTTCAAGACGGTGTgttgcaatgcattctgggtgctgtgctgtgattcgACGGCTCGTCACCTGACCCACCAAACAACATGCTTGAACTAAACGTAGAGTAAAAATAAATCGCTACCAAGGctccaaatagcaacacacttacaccgtagcataatgagggtatctacatgtaaaccgaagcattgagaactgtgtaagtctacaggcagtttattaaaaagaaaaacagtaccCTTCACGTCTCGTTCACATATACAGACGGGCGCCATCTTGGAAACAGAACTCTCTGGGTAAATCTCGCGTGAAACTGAGAATGAGAACTGAACGCAACAGGATATACACGGAAGAGATGGCGGGTGTGTTTCTTGTTAATAAATTGCCTTTACACTTACAacgttctcaatgcttcggtttacatgtagagaccctcattatgctaccgtAAGTGTAAAACTTTTTAATAAAttgcctgtacacttacaacgttctcaatgcttcggtttacatgtagagaccctcattatgctacgtAAGTGTAAAACTTACAGCAAGTACGGACGCAGCTCCAGAAAAAACACGAGTTGAGTTCAGTAAAGCTAACTTAGTCCAGCTTCACCTAAAAATACCACCCCCTCTAAAAACTTACGACAAGGCCAGTAGcagtgatataaatgctgtaacgaaattcgaagtgtaaatatacaaactttatgttaaAAGTGTAAGAACCTTTTCCCATATGAATGATTGGGAAACAGCTTTCATAACAAGACCTCCGAAATTCAGAAAAACATGCATTAAAATGTGCATGCATTAGACATGATTCTGGCGATTTATATAAGATCAAGTCAGATGCTACATCACAGATCTGTGGACACAACGGTGCCACATATGATACACTAGCCCACCTCCACTGCTGAAGTGTCAACGTTAAAATATTCACAACTCCACAAGGTACATATTGTGTATAGTAACATCTTACCACTCTGATAAAATCCCTGCACTGTTAATGGTGTGTTTAGCTGTAGACATGTTAGTTTCACAATGTATCTAGTACAACACAGGAAGAAAATAAACATGGTATAATATCACATCATAAGGTTTATTGAAGAGATGGACTCTAGGTAAACATTGTAATGTTCTTCTCCTAGCACCCTTAACTGCAGGCAACACGTGTCAAATGTCCTCAACAAACTGGATGTTTAGATGTCAGTGGATGTAAAGGTTAAGGCTTTATGGTAACTGTGgcatttcacaacagcaacagatGTAGTCAAGTCAGATACATCACTGCAGATGCAATAATCAGCCTTATCAGAAGGCTCTGTCCGTTAATTTGACTAGATGAGTAGACCTTATGTGCAGatgtcaaatattgaaattgatataaaatacagtaggactttagtGACATAGGAAGAATGGAACAATTTGGGAGGCAATTCACGAAGTGCATTCGAAGTGCAAATatggtttaaatgtgtaaacaagacgcctgatgtttaatatatgttaatgaatgggcacattattgtgtacagtaatgggctatcagtagtatgtaaacagttcatgtgttatgtgatttacataaactagtaaacagcagaaatgttaaaagctggtattgtgtttcctgaattcttacattcaggcattcaaatgaaatgtaattaaatagcatatcaatcatgcaacaatgcaaaaacaatgaaactagtgtaggcctaattatattttacattaataaagcagtactctgatgtgcatgctttcacaaacttttgtgaacaatcttagcactttaaacattgactgttttgaagtgcatgtaggCAATATAGTATGTGATATCATTACAATTTGAtgggggggtgggttcatgtaggtgggccctatgaccccaaagtatgctttgactgggcctcaggtcaaagaagtttgagagaggctgatgtagacgacaaagcagcaaggaggcgttgtgtgatcatttaaacaagttttatgacaaggtcgatgagagtgggaaaaatcgtacatttctgtgcaaactttgcccgcacttcagtcacattcagtcacattgtcttttaagaaaatgcagtccatttttcgGTTCCAGCAGCCAACAACCTCAGAAGTGACCCTTCAGGCCTCTCAGGAGGCGCTGGCCTTTAACCGCAGCCAGAAGAGAGTCAGCAGAAATTTGATTGCCtttaaaaaatctgacttcTTAAAAAATCTTAAACTGGCTGCATTacgtgattatttctgagattctgatacgTTTTTAACCATGACCTATACACAGTTCTGGTTTGAAAATGTATCTCTTAAAATAATCACtttatgcagtcagcttaagaTGGCTTACTAGCAACTaactaattaccctagcaacaacctagaaaCCACCCCTGTAATGTCAACCTAgcgaccaccatagcaaccagcatagcaaccacattatttatgcgttttagcttattggatgttgcgttaatgcagataacttttgatccgtgtgcccgattttcataaatgaggtaccgttggaatccttggatgaggccgagttccatgcccctgatcaaacccactcttgcagttcctcggaactgCAATTCTAGTTTACTTTTGGACTtttattatatagttaaatgttgagactgatgggcacttAAATCTAgggggtatttgatgatcactgtaaAGTTTTGTGTAGTTAAAAAAGTGTTGGAATTTCCAGCTATTttttgcgagacaaggcagtccctttcactcattcattgaacgtgcgctgtgctgtaatggaaaccttattcccagatagcaaggtgacattgatatgatgttgattttccatccaaatcatcattttggttGAGATTGAAATCTCAGTGGTAAATAGACATTGAATCAGCATTACAATCCTGACAAAAACCCGACAGTGCATGAATATCGATAAGAGAGATATTGAAACAACATTGGTTTATAGTTTATGTTGCCATAATCGATAGAGCATCGATACATAGTTCActaaaagatattgaaaagtcatggatttgTGGTTGCCTGGGAAATCTTAACGTGGTGATTGAAAAGTAGTGGATTTATAGTTGACCgcgcgacgacgtttgaactgtccAGTTCATTTTAAGCAACTGTCCAGTTCATTTTCAGCAACAGTTCGTCAGACCAACGGGGGTGTTCAGCTCTCTGTCAAGTTCACTCCtccttaatggtaagcaagcatttatttatcaaacgataatgttttattgtaaaagtgtactacattaaattcggtCATGTTTATAGTCTATGTACATTGTACTGTCAGATTTACAAACTGATTcaaatgctaggctagctaaatTTACTTGCTGTTGTCAAATTAATGTTTAGGCTAACTTACGTTATGGCAGTTCATCATAATGTTAGGTTAACGTTACTCGGCAGTCTGATTTATAATTAGGTCCTACCTTTGTTgtcagtaagttacagtttattatacTCATGATAATAAAATATGAAGTAGTGCTAGGCCTACCGGTAACGTTAGCTTCAAGGCTGTCAAAATTATAGGCTGAAGATGTGCTGCTGGTTTACGTGGAGATTTAGCTAACATTTATGTAACTCCTGGTGATCATATTTTTGTGAGTTTAATAGGCTAACTTTAGCAATACTGATATAAGTCAACTTTAAGTCATATCTGACTAGACTGCTATCATTAACCGTTCATTGGGCAGCAAAAGTGTTCGGACGAACAGAGCTGCCCGAATGGCTGGTGCTGCTAGCAAACACGGCATGTtcaatgagctcacccagctTGCGAAACTGAATTATTctaacaccatcttcagcctggcattttgacagcaaactcaacaaacatatagaatatatattctatgattattctaaagtttcaattataagtagccttcagttgaacatatttatctaacactgtctatctctttttcttctgtttctgttaggtgccacttcactctgctactggatGGTGGAGGGCTAACTGCGAACGGGTGGTCTATGAATGCTATACTGAATGGATGGCAGGGAAGCACAACACACGTGAATTTCTAAATGAAGAAGAGTTAATAAATGCACTtgattttcaaactgataagttgtctggttatttatgcacgattgtgtagcctaaaccagccATACTAGGCCTAGTCAAATTGATCCTGGCTGTATATAAAGCAGGATgtgaatttcccaatatttttCCAGATTAAAAGTGGTTTACTgaggtttaatatcaattgaaataccattgaaatcgcattgatctttagtttggttgtaatttcaacgttgtttcaatattcattttaattgaaataccattgaaattcCGTTGATCTGTAGTTGGAATTTCAACATTGCTTCaatattaaccctttaggcgccgggttttatttttaaaaatactaGATTTTGATATCTAATTTTCAGAAGGCTCTGGCTGGAAAGTGGTTTGAGATAGAGACAAAGTGTAAATGAGACAAATATTGAGAATGACCTAAAGTTGATGGAGAGAGTAAATGTtcccatctaatttgcatattatgacgtcatatggcggcggccattttggattATGTGATTTTCAGGAAATACCTGATATTTTGAAAGAGAGTTTAACTTATTTAATCAGATTCAACCCCTCCATCCATTTATTATGTTGTCCACATATCAAATGAACAGGAGAAAAGTAAATTGTAAGCCAACAGACGTAAACTAGAACTATTACTATACCACAACACTCGaacacaaaatgtaaaaaagttttttttttttttacccaccaccacccctccctattagagaacatttttattttcttttttcttctctttttcattattattatcattataatCATTATaatatgataatgataataacagtaGGCGTTTTTTAGCTGCAGAGGCCTAATAAACATTTATAGTATAGATACAGATAAACATTTATAGTATAGAGTTTGGAACATCTCATTGCAAAGCAAAGTACGAACTATGAACAATAATTAGAACGAACGATGAACAATAattagaacccccccccccccccccagaactATTACCATACTGCAAAACTCATCTAAACAGTAGGCAtccctttttttgtttttgcttttatactttttttttataattttctTTTTATATACTGTGGCATatagtagcacacacacatgaacagaaaGCTGGTGATTTGTGTACAGAGCCCTAATGTGTTTCTATCTATCCAGATGACACTGTTTATAGTTTGTCAGGGTGTGGAACCTCTCATTGCATGGAACAGCACACAGGCCTACCCCACACTGTTTGCACCTGTATTGTGTCTGATGACGACCTTTAGGGCGGCTACGATCGGAGCAAACAGCACAGTCTGGACGATCGTCAGCAGCACAGAGCCAGTGGCGTTCTGTAAGCCTCAGTGGCCTTTCTCCCCCCTCTGCTGAAGGCCTTCCccgtatttttttttctctcttggaGAAGCCCTCAAGCAGAGAAGTAATAACATCCTGCACAAAGCCCTTCAGTGTCTTGTGTGGACCGGCAGTCATGCTGCAGTAAATTATATGGGCATTGACCACGCTTATGCTAAGGATTGCGTTCACAATCCGACTATACCACTTCTTTGACCGATGTGGAAAGAGGTAGGTTTTCATCCTCTGGTCAGCTGTGTCTACTCCCCCCATGAATGAATTGTACCTATCCACACACACTGGTTTATTTATGTTCCGAAAGCCACTGTCTGTGTTTTTGGATCTGATCCGTTTCCGGACACACGAGTTCCCATGAAGAGTGGACAACAAATGGAAACGCTTTATGTCATGCCACGCACATGCCAACATTTTGCCATTCCTCATGAACACTGGGTCATCTCCTCTGGCCAAGGGCAACTCAGTTTTTCTCATAGCCTTTGGCATACCTCGCCTTTGGCTACTGACTGTCCCACACAAGCCAGTGTCATTATTGGCCAATTCATTTGCTACAGCTGGTGACGTGTAGTAGCTATCCATAAATAGCTCATGCCCTTTCCCTATGTGCTGGGCCATCAGCTGCCGAACTAGAAGATGGGTGGCACCTACATCAGTGGCCTCATCACCATGCTGTCCAGTGTACAGGGACCACTCCAGAACATACcctgaggccatccttaaaaatattttcgtttgccgtaacccgaccgaccctgtcaatttagaaccgacccaaatatttatttttttccccttttagtccgaccgacttgccggttgtaaatttgcgttaataccgaccgattgtttttttttactctaaacaaccaatacaaatgcaataaaataatatttcttttagtaggcccaagtattgtgaatataaattgcctacatgcaaacgtggctcacttaaaaaaaaaacctgtggcgtcatctctacaccattggttttacgcatgtcacactatggcctacgcttcgtttcattcacacaaactgatgacgcttttacttggcacgaagttctggaagaactgtggccagatcttttctcatcccttctccccctagtctaacggtgaccgtgtcggagtattgaaattggttgtggtctattcagcatttctcaaaatatgggtccgcaacatggagactgctggtccgcggagtcgtggagtgaaattaggcccggtgtttcatgtgataatttgctgcgcagttgatcaagtaaccgcggatcgacgaaaaaagaaaacaaacgtttctgctatcgatgtcattaaacatggagccctacaattaagtggtggtatgagcattcattcaatgcgcgtctgcgcgagagaaactgaaactaatcgataacgttggtatcaaagctccgcttaaacctgttggaaggctatttatttatttaacgaaacttaatagaacaacgttgttttttggaacttccttagaaacagagcagagactgtataatacactgtatagcattgagtattgtatagtcaaatttcaatataacgtggccaagagctattgtagccttctttctgggtacatgtagatgagccctatgacccaaaagtctgccatgaccgggcctcaggtcaaagaagtttgagaaaggctggtctatataacctgcatcagaatgaggtttgcaatggtgcgtctgaaggcacgggttgaagacccagtcagttacgtcacgatatgcacatttgtgtaaattcattcctacgtaatcaccatgaccaaaattgtacttttttttttactttgaatcttggaaaaaaaaatatattgacctacctaccgacccatttttaatttgttttggctgttactgcaaacaaaaatatttttaaggatggcctgactTGGCGTCACTCAAAACAAATGCCTTGAAACCATATTTATCCGGTTTGTTCGGATTGTACAATTTCAATGTGGACTTGCCCTTGAAAGCTATTGTCATCTCATCCAATGAGAGTTCTTTGCTGAAAAGCGTGGGATGATGAGGTCAATGATTGGGCGCACCTTGAACAGCCTATCATAACCTGGCTGGCCCCTCTCGACATAGTCATCGTTATTGGCAAAGTGGAAGAAAGACAGGATGATTTCAAATCTGTTCCTACACATCACTTTCCCAAATCCAGGTGTATGAGTGGGCCAAAATTCTGCCCAATAATCCTCAATCTCTGATTTCTGCACCAGCCCCATGCTCAAATGGAGTGACAGGAAGGCTTTCATTTCAGAGACAGTGACATCATACCATTCATGAAAACGTGAACTTGGCATTAGTTCATGAGAGCCTAGGTACTGATGAGCATATCTATTTGTCTCCACTGTAATGTGATTCCAAAAGTCATCGGTTAGAAAGAGGGACAACAAATCTATAGGCCTTGAATCAGTGCTAAGCTCTCTGTCACCACGATACCCAACTTGCTCATCAAATGGCTTTATCCATTCCTCATACACTTCCTCATCTCTCAAGTAAACCCAGCCATCATcactattatcatcatcatcatttccTGCCCTGTTCTGCCTTCCCCTGTTGCCTCTACCATGTCCACCTCTCCTATAGACACTGCGACTTCATGTGGCTCTGCCCCCCCTTCCATTTTGCAACGGGTTATTATCGCTACATTCATCCCTATTTAGACCACCCATGCTGCCTCTACGACACCCACCAGCCCTTCTACGAACACTTCGCCCACGTCTCCCCCTGCGATCACCACTAGAATTGGACTCGTTTGTGCTTGAACACTGCTGCGTCGCATGGCTGCTCCACTGCCGCGCATGGAGGCACTGTGGCCGGCCTGATAAAACGAGTGAACACTAACGCTGGTCCCAGCGCTAATCTCACCCATTTCGCTACGTCCAACACATCCATCAGTTCCCCTACTGATACTACGAGTTTGTGTATAATTTCCTCTACCACCTACGTTGGGAAaagggttgtgtgtttgtgtatgtgtttgtgcttgtgcgtTTTCCACGCTTTGCCCGGCAGCGCCAGACACAACGTGGCTATCACGCTCACTAAACGACCGACTATCATCTTCCGGAGTCAGAttttctccttcagaatcagaattggCGAATAGGAGACCTATCACTTCAGTACGGGTCAACTTTTTGCTTGCCATTTTCGACTAAAATCCTGCTAAACCAAGTAACACCGCTTCAGCTCAATAGCTCCGTGGCTCACTATCTCCGGTTTTTCACCCAACAGCTTGAATGGCACTTCCTCGAAACTTTTTGCATTGACACCATAATGCAATGCTGTGCTTGCGTAAGTATgggatgtctgccatctagtggagggGAGTATAGACGAGATTTAACACTCTACTCGTAGAAAACtgctgttttattcagtactgCGCGGTGTCGCAAATATGCGACtttggcgcctaaagggttaatagaGGGTGCAAAATGTTATAGGATCAATGTTTAAGTGCGACGTTGACTCAATGATTTTAACATTGACAAAATAATGTTGATTTAACATAGATTCAATGAGTAATTGCTATCTGGGTTGCGtatccaagtagcctaaattgagttattttttaattatgcatggtttactttttattaaattcgtaggctggaatgcctcgcggcaacaattgtgtttaaatgtagtagcctactgcttcagcctctggtaAGCTCAAAAGTGGGCGGCTATGGTTAGCTttagagcaacgtgttggagacccatggtgtaacGAGACAAGGGCTTTGTGccgctgttgtgtaatttattgtctttaatcatgtttaggctatttTTGTTCGGGACAACAACGAAATAAGATCAATacaattttctttatttgtcatataTGCATAAATAATCATAATATACACGTCTTCTCATaggctcctcaagaaatacgcactgaataacgtttggctgtagccactggataggtacccgcccaccaacatTTACGCTCATgagagctcgtgcccaacacggaCTTTCGTGCAcggagctggttccaaatgaTCCATGCGTCGCCTTActtgaaaatggcgtatgctaacaCGCCGAAGCTAAACTGCAAGCTCTTGACCccctggttgtagcctactgGAGATTTACAACTACACTTATGATACATCAGAATGAATACGACTTCACAAcgatacacagaaaaacaacaATACCAATGACTTCGCTAAAATGTCGTTTGAGACACAATTGGCATATCCCATTCCCAAAACTATTCCTACctatgaaaaaaaatatgccCTTGCTGATCATACTGTAGGCTAGCGCCCGTATCCTATAGCTACCCAGTAGCGCGGTGAAGTTAGCTAGACGACTTCGCTTGATTCCATAATCTGACCCTATCAAAGGAGCAGGCCAACACGATAGGCcctattaaggttttgcacctacgtcataatgtcgtgaccgtttgtttacaactagagtggtaagaatggtaggcaaggcactgcagagagtggtaggcaagcctacaacagtcagtttgcataggctacacatagttacaaatagcttcaaaattgaaattttaatatcaaatattgaccgggatgccgaccacttgtgtatgccctaacagttggttttacaataagaagcaaaaaggcgacgaacgaccgtttagcctaccaatcctcgtggttgtggaggatgatcattagcagctgtgaagtcttttattctcaagatggcctaatggtgtagcctactgtctacgaagacgtaggctaaaatacaactatctacagtcatccaaaaatgaattgccagagataggctatgaagggaaaaagtgcagcattttaaacatggcaagattttttttttacagtttgttctaatttgtctcgtgaaattcgtgcttgtggacatcaatcacctatctcCTGTCCTATGTCacgttatcatgagtgtcatttgattatataatcacaacaaatgctaataaatgaaaacagaataggcttatgtgctatagcctacaggtcagttaggctaactcccgtctgtcaaaataaactgatttgatcctatgtttagcgatcacacaaaacttaacacagcaacctcaaacaccactgttgaacctaggctactgcttcagtcatgtaagaaataagcagtttatgaattctCTTTACCTTTATCTTTATTATCTTTTATCGCTGTTatgttataatatgttacaggattcatgactttaacaacataatgttacatgatgctgactgacgctgCATGGCTATGTACataggctaccgttttaacgtctgctgagtctactgcctaccaaaacctgtcgctgttcagttcaagttaaattatcaaatattgtttgattttgtctcaactttcagagggaagacatgttcctttctggccaaatttcacagcttctaagaaagtctatcgtcttcgtgtaaaccgagt from Alosa sapidissima isolate fAloSap1 chromosome 9, fAloSap1.pri, whole genome shotgun sequence includes these protein-coding regions:
- the LOC121718520 gene encoding piggyBac transposable element-derived protein 4-like; the protein is MGEISAGTSVSVHSFYQAGHSASMRGSGAAMRRSSVQAQTSPILVVIAGGDVGEVKELSLDEMTIAFKGKSTLKLYNPNKPDKYGFKAFVLSDAKSGYVLEWSLYTGQHGDEATDVGATHLLVRQLMAQHIGKGHELFMDSYYTSPAVANELANNDTGLCGTVSSQRRGMPKAMRKTELPLARGDDPVFMRNGKMLACAWHDIKRFHLLSTLHGNSCVRKRIRSKNTDSGFRNINKPVCVDRYNSFMGGVDTADQRMKTYLFPHRSKKWYSRIVNAILSISVVNAHIIYCSMTAGPHKTLKGFVQDVITSLLEGFSKREKKIRGRPSAEGGERPLRLTERHWLCAADDRPDCAVCSDRSRPKGRHQTQYRCKQCGVGLCAVPCNERFHTLTNYKQCHLDR